From Streptomyces sp. TLI_105, the proteins below share one genomic window:
- a CDS encoding SRPBCC domain-containing protein, with product MERHLAAAPGTVFGAFADTPVRRRWFALPGRKVSYDHDFTVNGGETASSVFTIAGSAPERLAYASRYLDIVPASRIVYTYTSRVDDVPRWASLVTVELHPVDGGTHLRWTEQAAFLTPSAQPEHDLPHLRGATRLRLNGLPAALQPR from the coding sequence GTGGAACGGCACTTGGCCGCGGCCCCCGGCACGGTCTTCGGGGCTTTCGCCGACACCCCGGTGCGGCGCCGGTGGTTCGCGTTGCCGGGCCGGAAGGTGTCCTACGACCACGACTTCACGGTGAACGGCGGTGAGACCGCATCGAGTGTCTTCACGATCGCGGGCTCTGCGCCGGAAAGGCTCGCATACGCTTCCCGGTACCTCGACATCGTGCCGGCCTCGAGAATCGTCTACACGTACACGTCCCGCGTGGACGACGTCCCGCGATGGGCCTCGCTGGTGACCGTCGAACTGCATCCGGTGGACGGCGGCACCCACCTGCGGTGGACCGAGCAAGCGGCCTTCCTGACCCCGTCCGCACAGCCGGAGCACGACCTTCCCCATCTGCGCGGCGCCACCCGCCTGCGGTTGAACGGTCTGCCGGCAGCGTTGCAGCCGAGGTGA
- a CDS encoding helix-turn-helix domain-containing protein: MPLSTACPTAPSAAERALLKAMAYGRKTEHRLRVRAQVVLHAARGRSKARVAQETGLHLDTVRRWRGRFAEQGLPGLKGRQRCGRPPVFTPLQVAEVKAPACRLAAESGVLLSRWSCPELAYEATRRGIAAFVSAPPRAPLAGRRRAQALAAPLLDLHHRPRLTTSPTSLRSGTGSEPSKTATTPQHSRSSGSSPPPTWTIYRPGSTGTPPITRKNPLSDGQRDQPPKDLLTRPLLIFSLVPWERRPRRWDPEAVSFKPSSVVPPLTRPQLAEARRVRAAELFGQGRSGAEIARMLGVSEESARRWKRVWEEGGADALRRRPATGRPPKLDDAQGEAIRAALEQGARAHGFEADLWTLERVGLVVERATGVALSRASVWRLLTGRLGWSLQRPERRAVERDESEIARWIAHEWPRIKKGR; this comes from the coding sequence ATGCCCCTCAGCACTGCCTGCCCGACAGCCCCGAGTGCCGCCGAACGCGCGCTGCTGAAGGCGATGGCCTACGGCCGCAAGACCGAGCACCGGCTGCGGGTGCGTGCACAGGTGGTGCTGCACGCCGCGCGCGGACGCTCCAAGGCGCGTGTCGCCCAGGAGACGGGTCTGCACCTGGACACCGTGCGCCGCTGGCGTGGCCGGTTCGCCGAACAGGGCTTGCCCGGGCTCAAAGGCCGTCAACGCTGCGGCCGCCCGCCGGTGTTCACGCCGCTGCAGGTTGCCGAGGTCAAGGCGCCGGCCTGCCGGCTGGCCGCCGAGAGCGGAGTGCTGCTGTCGCGCTGGTCATGCCCGGAACTGGCCTATGAGGCCACCCGGCGGGGCATCGCCGCGTTCGTGTCGGCGCCCCCCCGTGCGCCGCTGGCTGGCCGACGACGCGCTCAAGCCCTGGCGGCACCGCTCCTGGATCTTCATCACCGACCCCGACTAACGACTTCACCGACCTCGCTCAGGTCAGGGACCGGCTCCGAGCCTTCGAAGACCGCTACAACGCCACAGCACAGCCGTTCCAGTGGAAGTTCACCACCTCCGACCTGGACGATCTACCGACCAGGCTCGACCGGCACACCGCCGATCACCAGGAAGAATCCTCTGTCGGACGGGCAACGTGATCAACCCCCGAAGGACTTACTAACTCGACCACTACTGATCTTTTCGTTAGTTCCGTGGGAGCGGCGGCCTCGTAGGTGGGACCCTGAGGCGGTGTCCTTCAAGCCTTCGTCCGTTGTTCCTCCTTTGACGCGGCCGCAGTTGGCCGAGGCCCGGCGTGTGCGGGCGGCCGAGTTGTTCGGTCAGGGGCGTTCGGGTGCCGAGATCGCACGGATGCTGGGCGTCAGCGAGGAGAGTGCGCGGCGGTGGAAACGGGTCTGGGAGGAGGGCGGCGCCGATGCCTTGCGCCGGCGTCCGGCCACCGGTCGCCCGCCCAAACTGGACGATGCCCAGGGCGAGGCGATCCGGGCTGCGCTGGAACAAGGCGCCCGAGCCCATGGTTTCGAGGCCGACCTGTGGACGCTGGAACGGGTCGGCCTGGTCGTCGAGCGGGCGACCGGAGTAGCCCTGTCACGGGCGTCGGTGTGGCGGTTGCTGACCGGCCGGCTCGGGTGGAGTCTGCAGCGGCCCGAGCGGCGGGCGGTGGAGCGGGACGAGTCCGAGATCGCCCGCTGGATCGCGCACGAGTGGCCGCGGATCAAAAAGGGGCGGTGA